In Dermacentor silvarum isolate Dsil-2018 unplaced genomic scaffold, BIME_Dsil_1.4 Seq210, whole genome shotgun sequence, the following are encoded in one genomic region:
- the LOC119434736 gene encoding WASH complex subunit 3: MDDDGLPIIGHGVDYAKVPPIQQKRTLAFLNYFLTRTTSFLNHFATVCDEKLEDLLVRIQRLEASMCILEAKLSSIPGLENVTASATEAKPEANDRQSTTQATAEQSQSQQPQANGPTTDTKAEPLKAADTATQPPAAPTNTVSKDPRFSKYFKMLNVGIPLGAVQIKMRQENVDPSILDNPDAPAPPGAPTSPCPADNDSSDDSSLSD; the protein is encoded by the exons ATGGACGACGATGGGCTGCCGATTATTGGTCACGGTGTTGATTATGCCAAG GTCCCACCGATCCAGCAGAAGAGGACTCTAGCTTTTCTCAACTATTTCCTAACAAGGACAACTTCGTTTCTCAATCATTTCGCAACGGTTTGTGATGAGAAACTGGAAGACCTACTCGTCAGAATACAGAGACTGGAAGCATCTATGTGCATCTTGGAGGCGAAA CTTTCTTCAATTCCTGGCCTCGAGAATGTAACGGCCAGTGCAACTGAAGCCAAGCCGGAGGCGAATGATCGGCAGAGTACAACACAGGCCACAGCTGAACAGAGCCAGTCGCAGCAGCCACAGGCAAATGGTCCCACAACTGACACAAAAGCTGAACCCCTCAAGGCAGCAGACACAGCAACACAGCCTCCAGCTGCACCAACAAACACTGTCTCCAAGGATCCTAGGTTTTCAAAGTACTTCAAGATGCTCAACGTT GGTATTCCTCTTGGTGCTGTTCAAATCAAGATGCGGCAAGAAAATGTGGATCCCAGCATATTAGA CAATCCTGATGCACCAGCACCCCCTGGTGCTCCAACTTCTCCATGTCCTGCGGATAACGACAGCTCCGATGACAGCAGCCTGAGCGATTGA